In Halorussus limi, a genomic segment contains:
- a CDS encoding methyl-accepting chemotaxis protein, producing the protein MTPAAVRRRYAAKFTLSITLIILVVGAAGAITYVDAREMARDEAEAQVASTVTLQADSLSRWIAGLRTQTRTLSAQQSLADGNRTEIRNRLDAAQSRSSINVRAMYVVDAEEGVVVASTKRTVEGWSLDRVEMPWSNASVAASFESSDDVWTSRAYVSKTTAFTDKDSPWYTDDHKFMAVASPVAGADDTYLVVAGGIDDRVANLHQPSTNQTTWIVDRDGETVLESDATNVSSAGLLADGGPSLSDTADGSTGDGGNATATAVRDRGDYVVAYSAIQGTDWVAATAIPKREAYALGTAVGENIGLLVAASLLSLLAVGAVLGRRTVRPLADLRERSRRMERGELDVDLRTHRDDEFGRLYAAFASMRDELREQMEETERLNRHLERKADDYSEVMTDCADGDLTRRMDPESDSEAMTAIAEAFNGMVADIEATMADLTAFADDVAASSEVVTASSEEVYSASEQVTASIREISAGADDQHDQLGTVADELSGLSATTEEIAASSNEVADLAEETAETGREGREAAEDAVRGLDKIKQTSDEAVAEIERLESEVTEVDELIEFIGDIATQTNMLALNASIEVSRSSTDGGNPEGFAAVANKIKDLAEEAKIASEDIEQRLDRIKSQTERTGEGVQSASEQVSEHADSIERAVDALEEIADYAQDTNTGVQKISDATETQADATEEVVAMFDEVSRISEATTEEAENVAAAAEEQTTALTEVSRSASDLTAQAERLREALDRFETDAEVSDRFTGDAESADATEDVALPAGGVEAVLDDGDNRSTEPSDST; encoded by the coding sequence GTGACACCGGCGGCCGTCCGCCGGCGGTACGCGGCGAAGTTCACGCTCTCGATTACGCTGATTATCCTCGTCGTCGGCGCGGCGGGCGCGATAACCTACGTCGACGCGCGGGAGATGGCCCGCGACGAGGCCGAGGCGCAGGTCGCGTCCACCGTGACGCTACAGGCCGACTCGCTGAGTCGCTGGATAGCGGGCCTGCGGACCCAGACCCGCACGCTGTCGGCCCAACAGTCGCTGGCCGACGGTAATCGGACCGAGATACGAAACAGACTCGACGCGGCCCAGAGCCGCTCTTCGATTAACGTGCGGGCGATGTACGTGGTCGACGCCGAGGAGGGCGTGGTCGTCGCCAGCACGAAGCGGACCGTCGAAGGCTGGTCGCTCGACCGCGTCGAGATGCCGTGGTCGAACGCTTCGGTCGCCGCCTCCTTCGAGAGCAGCGACGACGTGTGGACCTCCCGCGCTTACGTCTCGAAGACTACGGCGTTCACCGACAAGGACTCGCCGTGGTACACCGACGACCACAAGTTCATGGCGGTCGCCAGCCCCGTGGCCGGCGCTGACGACACGTATCTGGTCGTCGCGGGCGGCATCGACGACCGCGTGGCGAACCTCCACCAGCCGTCGACCAACCAGACGACGTGGATAGTCGACAGGGACGGCGAGACCGTGCTGGAGAGCGACGCGACGAACGTCTCGTCGGCGGGTCTGCTCGCCGACGGCGGCCCGTCCCTCTCGGATACGGCGGACGGAAGCACCGGAGACGGCGGGAACGCGACGGCCACCGCGGTCCGGGATCGCGGCGACTACGTGGTGGCCTACTCCGCGATTCAGGGCACCGATTGGGTCGCGGCGACCGCGATTCCCAAGCGGGAGGCCTACGCGCTCGGAACCGCCGTCGGGGAGAACATCGGTCTGCTCGTGGCCGCGAGTCTGCTCTCGCTGCTCGCGGTCGGCGCGGTCCTCGGCAGACGGACGGTCCGACCGCTGGCCGACCTCCGCGAGCGGAGTCGACGCATGGAGCGGGGCGAACTCGACGTCGACCTCCGGACCCACCGCGACGACGAGTTCGGCCGACTCTACGCCGCGTTCGCCAGCATGCGCGACGAACTCCGCGAGCAGATGGAGGAGACCGAGCGCCTGAACCGCCACCTCGAACGGAAGGCCGACGACTACAGCGAGGTGATGACCGACTGCGCCGACGGCGACCTCACCCGCCGCATGGACCCCGAGAGCGACAGCGAGGCGATGACCGCCATCGCCGAGGCGTTCAACGGGATGGTGGCCGACATCGAGGCGACGATGGCCGACCTGACCGCGTTCGCCGACGACGTCGCGGCGTCGAGCGAGGTCGTGACCGCCTCCTCCGAGGAGGTCTACTCGGCCAGCGAGCAGGTCACGGCGTCGATTCGAGAGATTTCGGCCGGCGCGGACGACCAGCACGACCAGTTGGGTACCGTCGCGGACGAACTCAGCGGCCTGTCGGCGACCACCGAGGAGATAGCGGCCTCCTCCAACGAGGTCGCGGACTTGGCCGAGGAAACCGCCGAGACCGGCCGCGAAGGCCGCGAGGCGGCCGAAGACGCGGTCCGCGGTCTCGACAAGATCAAGCAGACCTCCGACGAAGCGGTCGCGGAGATAGAGCGCCTCGAATCCGAAGTGACCGAGGTGGACGAACTCATCGAGTTCATCGGCGACATCGCCACCCAGACCAACATGCTCGCGCTCAACGCCTCCATCGAGGTGTCCCGGTCCAGCACCGACGGCGGGAACCCCGAGGGCTTCGCGGCGGTGGCGAACAAGATCAAGGACCTCGCCGAGGAGGCCAAAATCGCCTCGGAGGACATCGAACAGCGCCTCGACCGCATCAAGTCCCAGACCGAGCGCACCGGCGAAGGAGTTCAGTCGGCGAGCGAACAGGTCTCCGAACACGCCGACTCCATCGAGCGCGCGGTGGACGCGTTGGAGGAGATTGCCGACTACGCCCAAGACACCAACACCGGCGTTCAGAAGATAAGCGACGCGACCGAGACGCAGGCCGACGCGACCGAGGAAGTGGTCGCCATGTTCGACGAGGTGTCCCGCATCAGCGAGGCGACGACCGAGGAAGCCGAGAACGTCGCCGCGGCCGCCGAGGAACAGACCACCGCGCTGACCGAGGTTTCCCGCTCGGCCAGCGACCTGACCGCGCAGGCCGAACGCCTCAGAGAGGCGCTCGACCGCTTCGAGACCGACGCCGAGGTCAGCGACCGGTTCACCGGGGACGCCGAGTCCGCCGACGCGACCGAGGACGTTGCACTCCCCGCCGGCGGCGTCGAGGCGGTACTGGACGACGGGGACAACCGGTCGACCGAACCGTCGGACTCGACGTAG
- a CDS encoding HD domain-containing protein, translated as MTQELGPLARKLSLPYYEDALPAHDRFHAERVRDLAIRLANESEATVDRGVLSAAAWLHDIGRPLERVGEIEDHDRWAALEAEQLLEAEGVTADRIDAVEHCIRTHSIRSRSPEPETPEAKLLFDADKLEAAGARGIVRMACIVGERSGRAGERYAAIDDASESRTATADVSDITLLREWAEERLSSLHTSPGRRLGETRRSFMEDFFAQFDDEIGVDGER; from the coding sequence GTGACGCAGGAATTAGGCCCTCTCGCTCGAAAGCTGTCGCTACCCTATTACGAAGACGCCCTCCCGGCGCACGATAGATTCCACGCCGAACGAGTCCGCGATTTGGCGATTCGATTGGCGAACGAGTCGGAGGCGACTGTCGACAGAGGCGTTCTCTCCGCAGCAGCGTGGTTACACGACATCGGCCGGCCGCTCGAACGGGTCGGGGAAATCGAAGACCACGACAGGTGGGCCGCGCTCGAAGCGGAGCAACTCCTCGAAGCCGAAGGGGTGACTGCCGACCGAATCGACGCCGTCGAACACTGCATCCGAACGCACAGCATTCGGTCCCGTTCCCCGGAGCCAGAGACCCCCGAGGCGAAGCTACTCTTCGACGCGGACAAGTTGGAAGCCGCCGGCGCACGCGGTATCGTTCGGATGGCGTGTATCGTCGGCGAGCGGTCGGGGAGAGCGGGCGAAAGATACGCGGCAATCGACGACGCGTCGGAGTCCCGAACGGCTACGGCCGACGTCTCGGACATCACTCTCCTCCGAGAGTGGGCGGAAGAACGGCTGAGTTCGTTGCACACCTCGCCCGGCCGTCGCCTCGGAGAGACTCGGCGGAGCTTCATGGAGGACTTCTTCGCGCAGTTCGACGACGAAATCGGCGTCGACGGAGAGCGATAA
- a CDS encoding cation:proton antiporter domain-containing protein gives MAETTAVVLGVLVSFIIAIGVRFLADRVTFPYTVLLVTVGFTLTIFPLQTYLGFSLTPLFTHDVILFVFLPAILFYGAAEIDHDLFRRNLPIIAITVLVGLPVAILAIGWVGAKLFGIPLLIMLLFGAMAYPIDPVAVLSLFEESGAPSRLAVLVEGESLLDDGLAIVLFSAVLALVRDADPRILLERGSSRLTGWGHS, from the coding sequence ATGGCCGAGACAACCGCTGTTGTATTGGGAGTGCTCGTCTCCTTCATCATTGCTATCGGTGTCCGGTTTCTGGCAGACCGAGTCACGTTCCCATACACCGTTTTACTTGTCACAGTCGGATTCACATTGACGATTTTTCCTCTCCAGACGTATCTCGGCTTCAGCCTCACCCCTCTCTTTACGCACGACGTGATCCTCTTCGTGTTTCTACCCGCGATTCTGTTCTATGGCGCCGCGGAGATTGATCACGATCTGTTTCGACGCAACCTGCCAATCATTGCAATAACCGTTCTTGTTGGGCTCCCTGTCGCTATTTTAGCAATCGGCTGGGTCGGCGCGAAGCTCTTCGGAATCCCGCTGTTAATCATGCTACTATTTGGAGCGATGGCCTATCCGATAGATCCCGTTGCCGTCCTCTCGCTCTTTGAGGAATCAGGAGCTCCATCACGACTGGCGGTTCTTGTCGAGGGGGAGAGCCTTCTCGATGATGGACTTGCTATCGTTTTGTTCTCGGCGGTGTTAGCACTCGTACGTGATGCTGACCCACGGATCTTACTGGAACGGGGCTCTTCTCGTTTGACCGGTTGGGGGCATTCTTGA
- a CDS encoding cation:proton antiporter domain-containing protein encodes MTNFLIVSLGGILVGVGIGYATYRTQRVVNDKTNLFMISVVGVYGGFYLAEHVLHVSGILATVVTGIVLGTFSRQYALSEENLEYLGEIWEKIVFLSETMLFVAIGIEVSSIQVLRTLPVVLTTLLLLIGVRAGVIYGIVNLLNQVIKDPIPVSYQHVIIRGGMHGVIPIALALSLGPSIPFGGQLSRRCLELSSQA; translated from the coding sequence TTGACCAATTTTCTCATTGTAAGTCTCGGTGGCATTCTTGTCGGTGTTGGAATTGGATACGCCACGTACCGAACACAACGGGTAGTGAACGACAAGACGAATCTCTTCATGATTTCGGTCGTTGGGGTCTACGGGGGCTTTTACCTCGCGGAACACGTGCTCCACGTAAGTGGAATTCTCGCCACGGTAGTCACAGGCATCGTCTTGGGAACATTCTCCAGACAGTATGCACTGAGTGAGGAGAACCTCGAGTATTTGGGGGAGATTTGGGAGAAAATCGTCTTCCTGTCCGAAACGATGCTGTTCGTTGCCATCGGCATCGAGGTATCGTCAATCCAAGTACTCAGGACCCTTCCGGTCGTGCTAACTACGCTTCTTCTTCTGATCGGTGTCCGTGCTGGCGTGATCTACGGAATCGTGAATCTCCTGAATCAGGTGATCAAGGACCCCATCCCCGTAAGCTATCAGCACGTTATAATTCGGGGTGGAATGCACGGCGTAATACCAATCGCTCTCGCGCTCAGTCTCGGACCTTCCATTCCCTTCGGAGGTCAGCTCAGTCGGCGGTGTTTGGAGTTGTCATCGCAAGCATGA
- a CDS encoding universal stress protein encodes MGTIFVAFGGSEHRNTVLEFAVEQAAVSGHDLFVYHVQESEDESVEQIRDEIETVIQRTAPDVTFEVKIQGRGEFSDRTNIAEEKLLTDAILESDRDYEYVVMGDREHNFVDELLHPSMIETVLKTHAIPVMLVPV; translated from the coding sequence ATGGGGACGATCTTCGTAGCGTTTGGGGGTTCTGAGCACCGAAACACCGTCTTGGAATTCGCCGTTGAACAGGCAGCAGTGAGTGGACACGACCTGTTCGTGTACCACGTTCAGGAATCTGAAGACGAATCTGTCGAGCAAATCCGCGACGAGATCGAGACGGTAATCCAGCGAACAGCTCCGGACGTCACTTTCGAGGTAAAGATACAGGGGAGAGGTGAATTCTCGGATCGAACGAACATCGCGGAAGAGAAACTCCTCACCGACGCGATTCTTGAATCCGACCGCGATTACGAATACGTCGTTATGGGTGATAGGGAACACAATTTCGTCGATGAGCTTCTGCATCCCAGTATGATAGAAACGGTTCTCAAAACACACGCCATCCCCGTCATGTTAGTCCCCGTTTGA
- a CDS encoding alpha/beta fold hydrolase gives MPVSQCNGANLYYEEEGAGRPIVFLHGAWAGLRFFEPQLMNLSDEFQTVALDFRGHGRSEKSEAGHTVPQYARDVRAFLDHQDLDEIVLVGWSLGALVAWEYVDQFGTDGIRGLVNVDMEAAPGPAGNEEAPTYDLDRFRDINRSIQADHLAFIEQTIDVSFKHPPTDDLRTTILDEDSRSPPTVKSAIIIDATLCDYREVLPDIDVPMLVCAGADEKWRSVPVVKRTADLVPEARFELFEESGHSLTVEEPEKFNQVVSDFVKSL, from the coding sequence ATGCCAGTCAGCCAGTGTAACGGTGCGAACCTCTATTACGAGGAGGAAGGGGCGGGGCGACCGATCGTCTTCCTCCACGGAGCGTGGGCCGGACTTCGATTTTTTGAGCCTCAACTGATGAACCTTTCAGACGAGTTCCAGACTGTGGCGCTTGATTTTCGAGGTCACGGTCGATCGGAAAAGTCGGAAGCGGGGCACACGGTTCCGCAGTACGCGCGTGACGTCAGAGCCTTCCTCGATCACCAAGACCTCGATGAGATTGTTCTCGTCGGATGGTCACTCGGGGCACTCGTCGCCTGGGAATACGTCGATCAGTTCGGTACCGATGGTATTCGAGGCCTCGTGAATGTCGATATGGAGGCCGCGCCTGGACCGGCCGGGAACGAGGAGGCTCCCACCTACGACCTCGATAGATTCCGTGATATCAACCGAAGTATACAGGCAGATCATCTGGCCTTCATCGAGCAAACAATCGACGTATCTTTCAAACACCCGCCTACTGACGATCTGCGGACGACGATTCTCGATGAGGACTCGCGGTCACCGCCAACCGTCAAGAGCGCCATTATTATCGACGCGACGCTGTGCGATTACCGAGAAGTTCTTCCCGATATAGACGTTCCAATGTTGGTGTGTGCTGGCGCGGACGAAAAGTGGCGCTCGGTCCCGGTGGTCAAGCGGACCGCCGATCTTGTTCCCGAGGCTCGATTCGAACTGTTCGAGGAAAGTGGACACAGTCTCACTGTCGAAGAACCAGAGAAATTCAATCAGGTAGTGAGCGATTTCGTCAAAAGCCTCTGA
- a CDS encoding class I SAM-dependent methyltransferase: protein MTAEDLRETQVAWDEVAAGFDEYATPLTISFAEMALDRVDVGSGTRFLDVAAGSGALSIPAARLGAEVVATDISPAMVELLTARARDEELTDIEARVMDGHALEFEDDTFDVAASQNGVSLFPDMQRGVREMVRVTKPGGQVLILAFGPPTEAEFLTFFMGAMQAAIPGFDGLPMDPPPLPFQAADAEKLRAQLADARLNDIRIDTETWDMEIQSAEHLWDMVVNSNPIAATLVADLTEEQIAEVQRILDTKLRDRSGGSGPAVLTNRMHIAVGTK from the coding sequence ATGACCGCTGAGGACCTCCGCGAAACGCAGGTCGCATGGGACGAGGTCGCAGCTGGCTTCGACGAGTACGCCACACCATTGACTATCTCCTTCGCGGAGATGGCCCTCGACAGAGTCGATGTCGGCTCAGGGACGCGGTTTCTCGACGTGGCCGCCGGCAGCGGAGCACTCAGCATTCCGGCGGCACGACTCGGCGCGGAGGTAGTGGCGACCGACATCTCTCCCGCGATGGTCGAGTTGCTCACTGCACGCGCACGGGATGAGGAACTGACCGATATCGAGGCCCGTGTCATGGATGGCCACGCCCTCGAGTTCGAGGACGACACCTTCGATGTCGCCGCATCCCAGAACGGTGTCTCGCTGTTTCCGGACATGCAGCGCGGGGTGCGCGAGATGGTACGTGTCACGAAACCGGGTGGACAAGTGTTGATTCTCGCGTTTGGTCCGCCGACGGAGGCAGAGTTTCTCACGTTCTTCATGGGGGCAATGCAAGCGGCCATTCCTGGGTTCGATGGCCTCCCGATGGACCCCCCGCCCTTACCGTTCCAGGCGGCGGATGCCGAGAAGCTGCGCGCACAACTTGCCGACGCTAGACTGAACGATATCCGCATTGACACCGAGACGTGGGACATGGAGATCCAGTCCGCCGAGCACCTCTGGGACATGGTGGTCAACAGCAACCCAATCGCCGCAACACTGGTCGCCGACCTGACCGAAGAGCAAATAGCCGAGGTTCAGAGAATCCTGGACACCAAACTCCGTGACCGTTCCGGAGGGAGCGGGCCCGCCGTCCTGACCAACCGGATGCATATCGCCGTCGGGACGAAGTGA
- a CDS encoding DUF389 domain-containing protein, whose amino-acid sequence MCAGVSLSEKCENLYEQVGLDTSYLVLMTMSGVLAGVALLTNSIPILIGAMVIAPALTPLELVSAGLAANRLKRAGFGALVAFGGLLAATAGAMVTTVILNMTGVLPPAENLIEKPLLEERVTAGWYSVLAAAAAGIAAGIATDEERTDTLVGVVAALALVPAAAAGGITLLSRAPAKASGGLLLLVVNAGMVVITGTLTLWLHTRGDSKAHTG is encoded by the coding sequence ATGTGTGCCGGAGTCTCACTCAGCGAAAAGTGCGAGAACCTCTACGAACAGGTCGGGCTTGATACGTCGTATCTTGTTTTGATGACGATGTCCGGTGTGCTTGCTGGCGTGGCTCTCCTCACCAACTCGATTCCAATCCTCATCGGCGCGATGGTCATTGCCCCAGCATTGACGCCTTTGGAACTCGTTTCCGCTGGCCTTGCTGCCAACCGGTTGAAGCGAGCCGGATTCGGGGCCTTGGTCGCGTTCGGCGGTCTTTTGGCTGCGACTGCTGGGGCGATGGTAACGACGGTGATACTGAACATGACAGGAGTTCTCCCACCTGCGGAGAACCTCATTGAGAAACCACTACTTGAGGAACGCGTTACGGCCGGCTGGTACAGCGTCCTTGCCGCTGCCGCGGCGGGTATCGCGGCGGGGATAGCGACCGACGAAGAACGGACAGACACGCTAGTCGGCGTCGTCGCTGCCCTCGCACTCGTCCCGGCCGCAGCTGCTGGGGGAATAACATTGCTGTCACGAGCGCCTGCCAAGGCCAGTGGCGGCCTCCTCTTACTCGTCGTAAATGCAGGCATGGTCGTGATAACTGGGACGCTAACACTCTGGCTCCACACTCGTGGCGATAGTAAAGCGCACACAGGCTAA
- a CDS encoding SPW repeat domain-containing protein, which yields MSNRTTDDEYDVDRDVDRNMDPNPYERGKWLSGIIALLGAWLILQTFLFDMVASQFWNDLIVGALLLGIGGYNYSRQGKDQVGSVGAAAIAALLGLWLIAAPFMFGWDAGATEAVNPLVFWNDIVVGLITLGIGAFSAYAARDQKRKARQLGRET from the coding sequence ATGAGTAATCGCACTACAGACGACGAATACGACGTGGATCGCGACGTAGACAGGAACATGGACCCGAACCCGTACGAACGGGGGAAGTGGCTCTCGGGAATCATCGCGCTCCTGGGAGCGTGGCTGATCCTGCAGACGTTCCTGTTCGACATGGTCGCCTCGCAGTTCTGGAACGACCTCATCGTCGGGGCCCTCCTGCTTGGTATTGGCGGCTACAACTACTCGCGGCAGGGCAAGGATCAGGTGGGTAGCGTCGGTGCCGCCGCGATCGCCGCACTCCTCGGCCTCTGGCTTATCGCCGCCCCGTTCATGTTCGGCTGGGACGCCGGAGCTACGGAGGCGGTGAATCCGCTCGTGTTCTGGAACGACATCGTCGTCGGCCTGATCACACTCGGTATCGGTGCCTTCAGCGCGTACGCGGCCCGCGACCAGAAGCGGAAGGCGCGGCAACTCGGACGCGAAACCTAA